The following is a genomic window from Pelobacter seleniigenes DSM 18267.
CACAAAAAAGACCATCATTCCCGCCGGGGACTGTTGAAAATGGTCGGTCAGCGTCGCCGTTTGCTTGATTACCTGATCAAGCAGGATGTTGAGCGTTACAGAACGGTCATCAAGGCTCTCGGTATCCGCCGTTAAAAAGAGCAGCATGTCCGTCAGGGACATGCTGCTTTTGTCTTTTGGTCTGGTAGAGGAGGCTGTCCGGAGAGAATGTCCGGCTTTACGGCGGGTGTTGTCTCGGGCCATCCTCCTTACTGGAAATCATCACTGGAGTCCGGAAGGCCGGATTCCCTGTTTCAAGGAGTAAATATTTTATGGCCTATCAAAAGGTTGAAGTAGAATTCAATGGTCAGCCCCTGACTATTGAAACTGGAAAAGTTGCCCGTCAAGCTGACGGTGCTGTCATTGTTACCTATGGCGAAACCAAAGTTCTCTGTACGGTCGTTTCCGCCAAAACCATGCGTGAAGGTCAGGATTTCTTTCCGCTGACCGTTAATTATTCTGAAAAATTCTATGCCAGCGGTAAAATTCCAGGTTCGTTCTTCCGCCGCGAGCGCGGAGCGACCGAGCGAGAAACCCTGATCTGCCGCCTCATCGACCGTCCCATGCGGCCGTTGTTCCCAAAAGGGTATATGTTTGAAACCCAATTGATGCCGACGGTTATTTCTGCCGACCTGGTCAATGATCCCGATACCCTCTCCATGGTCGCTGCTTCAGCTGCCGTCAGTGTTTCGGACATTCCTTTTGATGGCCCCATTGCCGCAGTTCGGGTTGGTCGGGTCGAAGGACAGCTTATTGCCAATCCGACCCTTGAGCAAATGGAACAAAGCGATGTCGAAATCGTTATCGCCGGTTCTCGTGATGCGGTCATGATGGTTGAAGGTGAAGCTAAATTCCTCACCGAAACCGAAATGCTGGATGCAATTTTCTTCGGTCATGAAGCACTGCAGCCGCTGATCACCATTCAGGAAGAGCTAGCCAAGCTGGTCGGCAAGGAAAAACGCGCTTTCCAACCGCCGCAGAAGGATGAGGAGCTGGTCGCCAAGGTTACCGAACTGGCCGAAGCCAAAGTCGTTGAAGCGGTCAAAATCCGGAGCAAACAGGAGCGTTATGCCGCCCTGGCCGATAATCGTGCTGCCATTCAGGAACAACTGGCTGAACAGTATGAAGGACGCGCTGATGAAATCGCCGCCGCCCTCGGCGCGGTTGAAAAAATGGTGGTCAGGAGAATGGTAACCCGTGACCGGATCCGCATTGACGGCCGGGACATGGAAACCATCCGCCCGATCACCTGCGAAGTCGGTGTTCTGCCGCGGGCCCATGGCAGCGCTCTGTTTACCCGTGGCGAAACCCAGGCCCTGGTAACCACCACTCTGGGAACCGCCGTTGATGAGCAACGGATGGACAACATCCAGGGCATGGAATTCAAAAAATTCATGCTGCACTATAACTTTCCGCCGTTCTGTGTCGGTGAAACCAGCATGCGGTTGTTCCCCGGCCGTCGTGAAATCGGCCACGGTATGCTCGCCGAACGTAGTGCCGCCCAGGTGCTTCCCAAACATGAAGACTTTCCCTACACCATCCGGATCGTCTCCGATATTCTCGAGTCTAATGGATCTTCGTCCATGGCTTCCGTTTGCGGCGCTTCGTTGTCTTTGATGGATGCCGGGGTTCCGATCAAGGAGCCTCTCGCAGGTATCGCTATGGGACTGATTAAAGAAGGTGATGATATCGCTGTTCTTTCCGATATCCTTGGTGATGAAGATCATCTTGGGGATATGGATTTCAAAGTCACCGGTTCCGCAAACGGCGTGACCGCACTGCAGATGGATATCAAGATTTCCGGCGTAACCAAGGAAATCATGCAAAAAGCTTTGGAGCAGGCTCGGGCCGGCCGGATTCACATCCTCGGTGAAATGGCCAAAGCTCTGGCAACTCCGCGTGGCGAATTGTCCAAATATGCACCGCAGATTACCAGTATCAAGGTCAAGCCCGACCAGGTCAGGACTGTTATCGGTTCCGGCGGGAAGAATGTGCGCGGCATCATCGATGCGACTGGTTGCGCCATCGATATCCAGGATGACGGCACCATCAATATTGCCTCTGCTGATGGCCTTGCTGCCAAGAAAGCCATCAAGATGATTCGTGACCTGACTCAGGAAGCTGAAGTCGACAAACTCTACATGGGTACCGTCAAAAAGATCATGGAGTTTGGTGCCTTTGTGGAAA
Proteins encoded in this region:
- the rpsO gene encoding 30S ribosomal protein S15, translating into MLGTERKQEIIEKFKRHEGDTGSPEVQIALLTERITYLTDHFKTHKKDHHSRRGLLKMVGQRRRLLDYLIKQDVERYRTVIKALGIRR
- the pnp gene encoding polyribonucleotide nucleotidyltransferase, translated to MAYQKVEVEFNGQPLTIETGKVARQADGAVIVTYGETKVLCTVVSAKTMREGQDFFPLTVNYSEKFYASGKIPGSFFRRERGATERETLICRLIDRPMRPLFPKGYMFETQLMPTVISADLVNDPDTLSMVAASAAVSVSDIPFDGPIAAVRVGRVEGQLIANPTLEQMEQSDVEIVIAGSRDAVMMVEGEAKFLTETEMLDAIFFGHEALQPLITIQEELAKLVGKEKRAFQPPQKDEELVAKVTELAEAKVVEAVKIRSKQERYAALADNRAAIQEQLAEQYEGRADEIAAALGAVEKMVVRRMVTRDRIRIDGRDMETIRPITCEVGVLPRAHGSALFTRGETQALVTTTLGTAVDEQRMDNIQGMEFKKFMLHYNFPPFCVGETSMRLFPGRREIGHGMLAERSAAQVLPKHEDFPYTIRIVSDILESNGSSSMASVCGASLSLMDAGVPIKEPLAGIAMGLIKEGDDIAVLSDILGDEDHLGDMDFKVTGSANGVTALQMDIKISGVTKEIMQKALEQARAGRIHILGEMAKALATPRGELSKYAPQITSIKVKPDQVRTVIGSGGKNVRGIIDATGCAIDIQDDGTINIASADGLAAKKAIKMIRDLTQEAEVDKLYMGTVKKIMEFGAFVEIFPGTDGLVHVSELANERVRNVTDVLNEGDQVLVKCIGVDRQGKIKLSRKAALGLELPEE